Proteins encoded in a region of the Corallococcus caeni genome:
- a CDS encoding ABC transporter ATP-binding protein: protein MSEPTTPALELKGLSKAYGKFTALHAVDLTIRPGEIFALLGPNGAGKTTLIGSVCGLVKKSAGTMKVFGKDLDQDPTGPRYQVGLVPQEINFDPFFSVAESLRIQQGYYGQPRDDARIDEVLTALNLQAKKDSLTRALSGGMKRRLLIAKALVHKPKLVFLDEPTAGVDVELRRDLWTYVKKIASEGTTIVLTTHYLEEAEELADRVGIINEGRLLMTEDKAALLRRFGEKRLVVTFSEPQAAMPAAGVRFAASLSADGRTLTYVERDNCAPSGELLRSLYADGLPISEVETRRSRLEDVLIEILRGRPSQAA from the coding sequence ATGTCCGAGCCCACGACCCCTGCCCTGGAGCTGAAGGGCCTCTCCAAGGCCTACGGCAAGTTCACCGCCCTGCACGCGGTGGACCTCACCATCCGCCCCGGCGAAATCTTCGCCCTCCTGGGCCCCAACGGCGCAGGCAAGACGACCCTCATCGGCAGCGTGTGCGGCCTGGTGAAGAAGTCCGCCGGCACCATGAAGGTCTTCGGCAAGGACCTGGACCAGGACCCCACCGGGCCCCGCTATCAGGTGGGCCTGGTGCCGCAGGAGATCAACTTCGACCCGTTCTTCTCCGTCGCGGAGTCCCTGCGCATCCAGCAGGGCTACTACGGCCAGCCCCGCGACGACGCGCGCATCGATGAAGTCCTCACCGCGCTCAACCTCCAGGCCAAGAAGGACTCGCTCACGCGCGCGCTGTCCGGCGGCATGAAGCGCCGGCTGCTCATCGCCAAGGCGCTGGTGCACAAGCCGAAGCTGGTGTTCCTGGACGAGCCCACCGCGGGCGTGGACGTGGAGCTGCGCCGCGACCTGTGGACGTACGTGAAGAAGATCGCCAGCGAGGGCACCACCATCGTCCTCACCACGCACTACCTGGAGGAGGCGGAGGAGCTGGCGGACCGCGTGGGCATCATCAACGAGGGCCGCCTGCTCATGACGGAGGACAAGGCCGCGCTGCTGCGCCGCTTCGGCGAGAAGCGCCTGGTCGTCACCTTCTCCGAACCGCAGGCCGCCATGCCCGCCGCGGGCGTGCGCTTCGCCGCGAGCCTCTCCGCCGACGGCCGCACGCTCACCTACGTGGAGCGCGACAACTGCGCCCCGTCCGGTGAGCTGCTCCGCTCGCTCTACGCCGACGGGCTGCCCATCTCCGAGGTGGAGACGCGGCGGTCGCGCCTGGAAGACGTGCTCATCGAAATCCTCCGTGGCCGCCCCTCGCAGGCCGCCTGA
- a CDS encoding DUF5335 family protein, with protein MAHINQEIPREQWASYLAGISKQDATQWVRVESIDAESGDQPLADRLPLVDISLETKGSDSGAVQIIVGREDGRITHRILEPDLLVAEVDSQSGALECLEIGERGGKTLIFFERPTEAEEVSARF; from the coding sequence ATGGCACACATCAACCAGGAAATCCCCCGGGAGCAGTGGGCGAGCTACCTCGCCGGCATCAGCAAGCAGGACGCCACCCAGTGGGTGCGCGTGGAGTCCATCGACGCGGAGAGCGGCGACCAGCCCCTGGCCGACCGCCTGCCCCTGGTGGACATCTCCCTGGAGACGAAGGGCAGCGACTCCGGCGCGGTGCAGATCATCGTGGGCCGCGAGGACGGACGCATCACCCACCGCATCCTCGAACCGGACCTGCTCGTCGCGGAGGTGGACAGCCAGAGCGGCGCGCTGGAGTGCCTGGAGATTGGCGAGCGCGGCGGCAAGACGCTCATCTTCTTCGAGCGCCCCACCGAGGCCGAGGAAGTGTCCGCCCGCTTCTAG
- a CDS encoding ABC transporter permease has protein sequence MNVLGMQTLFAKEVRRFMRVPGQTVLSPLISTTLYFIVFGYSISGRIHEVEGHPYLHFIVPGLVFLGIANNAFLNSSSSLFITKIQGTVVDLLVAPLGPGELMVGFIGGAMVRGLVVGLLTWIVAAVFSGFSLEHPLATLYFLLLSSYVFSVLGMLAAVWAEKFEQINFFPTFVMLPLTFLGGVFYSVRELPSPWSQVSLFNPMVYMVEGLRYGMLGSSLFSPWVGGAILAVTAAVATGVTYVVLRSGYKMKA, from the coding sequence ATGAACGTCCTCGGGATGCAGACGCTGTTCGCGAAGGAGGTCCGGCGCTTCATGCGCGTGCCGGGCCAGACCGTCCTGTCGCCCCTCATCAGCACCACGCTGTACTTCATCGTCTTCGGCTACTCGATTTCCGGCCGCATCCACGAGGTGGAGGGCCACCCGTACCTGCACTTCATCGTGCCGGGCCTCGTGTTCCTGGGCATCGCCAACAACGCGTTCCTCAACAGCTCCTCGTCGCTGTTCATCACCAAGATTCAAGGCACGGTGGTGGACCTGCTGGTGGCGCCGCTGGGGCCCGGTGAGCTGATGGTGGGCTTCATCGGCGGCGCCATGGTGCGCGGCCTGGTGGTGGGCCTGCTCACGTGGATTGTGGCGGCGGTGTTCTCCGGCTTCAGCCTGGAGCACCCGCTGGCGACGCTCTACTTCCTCTTGCTGTCCAGCTACGTGTTCAGCGTGCTGGGCATGCTCGCCGCCGTGTGGGCGGAGAAGTTCGAGCAGATCAACTTCTTCCCCACCTTCGTGATGCTGCCGCTCACGTTCCTGGGCGGCGTCTTCTACTCGGTGCGCGAGCTGCCCTCGCCGTGGAGCCAGGTCAGCCTCTTCAACCCCATGGTCTACATGGTGGAGGGGCTTCGCTACGGCATGCTCGGCAGCAGCCTGTTCTCACCGTGGGTGGGCGGCGCCATCCTCGCCGTCACCGCCGCGGTCGCGACGGGCGTCACGTACGTGGTGCTGCGCTCCGGCTACAAGATGAAGGCCTAG
- a CDS encoding matrixin family metalloprotease produces the protein MLKFRSVAMLAGVSLLGAACGGPETAQESEAKPTWEEFQANAYREPWAGGKIIVNGDEALESEDELKAYFQNVVEAQLGKSQDGLAVYYIGGDIKWSSTQKLNLTYCISDSFGSNKTKMVNAMASATAAWEATASVNFTYLSQYDASCTASQTGVLFDIRPVSGQSYVARAFFPNSSRSGRNVLVDSSAFGNLGAWTLTGVLRHELGHTLGFRHEHTRSTASGCYEDNQWRALTSTYDRASVMHYPQCNGTQTGDLVLTTLDKQGARALYP, from the coding sequence ATGCTCAAGTTCCGCTCTGTTGCGATGCTGGCCGGTGTCTCGCTGCTCGGTGCCGCGTGTGGTGGTCCCGAGACGGCGCAGGAGTCCGAGGCGAAGCCCACGTGGGAGGAGTTCCAGGCGAACGCCTACCGCGAGCCGTGGGCGGGCGGGAAGATCATCGTCAACGGTGACGAGGCGCTGGAGTCCGAGGACGAGCTCAAGGCCTACTTCCAGAACGTCGTCGAGGCGCAGCTGGGCAAGTCGCAGGACGGGCTGGCCGTCTATTACATCGGCGGCGACATCAAGTGGAGCAGCACCCAGAAGCTGAACCTCACCTACTGCATCAGCGACAGCTTCGGCTCCAACAAGACGAAGATGGTGAACGCGATGGCGAGCGCGACGGCGGCCTGGGAGGCCACCGCGAGCGTCAACTTCACCTACCTGTCCCAGTACGACGCGTCCTGCACCGCGTCCCAGACGGGCGTGCTGTTCGACATCCGTCCGGTGAGCGGCCAGTCCTACGTGGCGCGCGCGTTCTTCCCGAACTCCAGCCGCTCCGGCCGCAACGTCCTCGTGGACAGCAGCGCCTTCGGCAACCTGGGCGCCTGGACGCTCACGGGCGTGCTGCGCCACGAGCTGGGCCACACGCTGGGCTTCCGCCACGAGCACACCCGCTCCACCGCGAGCGGCTGCTACGAGGACAACCAGTGGCGCGCGCTGACCTCCACCTACGACCGCGCGTCCGTGATGCACTACCCGCAGTGCAACGGCACCCAGACGGGCGACCTCGTGCTGACCACCCTGGACAAGCAGGGTGCCCGCGCGCTGTACCCGTGA
- a CDS encoding VOC family protein has product MPSKPRRTGHVRAQPLIAVRDVEASSRWYQAVLGCESGHGGPEYEMLLNNGELVLQLHAWDLDEHANLMGPDAAPRGHGVLLWFETTDFDACVDAARALKVEWVEAPHVNPNSRRWEFWAKDPDGYVVVVAAESRAKRS; this is encoded by the coding sequence ATGCCCAGCAAGCCCCGCCGCACAGGCCACGTCCGGGCGCAGCCCCTCATCGCGGTGCGCGACGTCGAGGCGAGCAGCCGGTGGTACCAGGCGGTGCTCGGCTGCGAGAGCGGGCACGGCGGGCCCGAGTACGAGATGCTGCTGAACAACGGCGAGCTCGTGCTCCAGCTCCACGCGTGGGACCTGGACGAGCACGCCAACCTGATGGGGCCGGACGCGGCGCCGCGAGGCCACGGCGTGCTGCTGTGGTTCGAGACCACGGACTTCGACGCGTGCGTGGACGCGGCGCGGGCGCTGAAGGTGGAGTGGGTGGAGGCGCCGCACGTGAACCCGAACTCGCGCCGCTGGGAGTTCTGGGCGAAGGACCCGGACGGCTACGTGGTCGTCGTGGCGGCGGAGTCGCGGGCCAAACGCTCCTGA
- a CDS encoding discoidin domain-containing protein, with protein MSQSHTSPSSRGGWKRHVTTTSALLLLGAATPALAASGFTAVTASGNDGNPPSATIDGNLTTRWSSDGVGQWLRGDLGSVKSLSAVDIAWHRGDERTNTFVIATSTDGATWSTAVSKTSSGTTANFERYAFTARDARYVRVTVNGNSVNTWASIAEWAAITSAATPTAGKDRFGVTQLYPSKSGGEAWTLADNALADARFDPQDTITRNSDGSWKMRDSAVRMSVFTSTGYDDRKIPTYDRDVLASRGYMQAANDWKNIEMTGFVKVNAVSDVKDNFAWYARGGKHNNDHSGCEGSSYKAGLHYDGRARWEKETWHVSYDQTPYVTATAALKGRWVGFKAVMRNVTVSGQQAVKLELYVNENADKVTWKKAYDYTDAGKWGGDAGHCGGAVAGMPITWGGPIAVFRWDNATDVDFKWLSVREIQP; from the coding sequence TTGTCCCAATCCCATACGTCGCCGTCGTCCCGGGGGGGATGGAAGCGTCACGTCACCACCACGAGCGCGCTGCTGCTGCTCGGGGCCGCAACACCGGCGCTCGCCGCGTCGGGCTTCACCGCCGTCACCGCCAGTGGGAACGACGGCAACCCGCCGTCCGCCACCATCGACGGCAACCTCACCACCCGCTGGTCCAGCGACGGCGTGGGGCAGTGGCTCCGGGGCGACCTGGGCAGCGTGAAGTCGCTGTCCGCGGTGGACATCGCCTGGCACCGGGGCGACGAGCGCACCAACACGTTCGTCATCGCCACGTCCACGGACGGCGCCACCTGGTCCACCGCCGTCTCCAAAACGTCGTCCGGCACCACCGCCAACTTCGAGCGCTACGCCTTCACCGCGCGCGACGCCCGCTACGTGCGCGTCACCGTCAACGGCAACTCCGTCAACACGTGGGCCAGCATCGCGGAGTGGGCCGCCATCACCTCCGCCGCCACGCCCACGGCGGGCAAGGACCGCTTCGGCGTCACCCAGCTCTACCCCTCGAAGTCCGGGGGCGAGGCGTGGACGCTGGCGGACAACGCGCTGGCGGATGCGCGCTTCGACCCGCAGGACACGATTACCCGCAACAGCGACGGCTCCTGGAAGATGCGGGACTCGGCGGTGCGGATGAGCGTCTTCACGTCCACGGGCTACGACGACCGGAAGATTCCCACCTACGACCGGGACGTGCTCGCGAGCCGCGGCTACATGCAGGCGGCCAACGACTGGAAGAACATCGAGATGACCGGCTTCGTGAAGGTCAACGCCGTGTCCGACGTGAAGGACAACTTCGCGTGGTACGCCCGCGGCGGGAAGCACAACAACGACCACTCCGGCTGCGAGGGCAGCAGCTACAAGGCGGGCCTGCACTACGACGGCCGCGCGCGCTGGGAGAAGGAGACGTGGCACGTCTCCTACGATCAGACGCCCTACGTCACGGCCACCGCCGCGCTCAAGGGCCGCTGGGTGGGCTTCAAGGCCGTCATGCGCAACGTCACCGTCAGCGGCCAGCAAGCCGTGAAGCTGGAGCTGTACGTCAACGAGAACGCGGACAAGGTGACGTGGAAGAAGGCCTACGACTACACCGACGCGGGCAAGTGGGGCGGCGACGCCGGGCACTGCGGCGGCGCCGTGGCGGGCATGCCCATCACCTGGGGCGGCCCCATCGCGGTGTTCCGCTGGGACAACGCCACGGACGTGGACTTCAAGTGGCTGAGCGTCCGCGAAATCCAGCCCTGA
- a CDS encoding AAA family ATPase, giving the protein MSPRSGVEPSAFPEGPPIQERVAALEVLSPKEIDARLGDLGYRGQPEARRAASVLAYRHLRRIRRLYLEGLEPEPGTRENALFLGPTGSGKTFLVELMFREILGVPTVLADATQFSETGYVGDDVSTLLSRLYEAAERDAEWASCGVICMDEFDKLATSRSDSRFSGQQTTKDVSGFGVQRSLLHLLSAAQATFPPDFGFTSRIRSESLDMGCITFIACGAFSGFRGTAETMAHVERVGFGREPGKGGLKDLESIATRITEEHLENTTAFSRYGFIPELIGRFNRLVSFAPLDAATLGDILQDNVLRTWEREFAHEGLQLTVDAGVREWIVARAIKRETGARGLRTALAPVLEQAAYEHFGHGKAATVRLVLKDDAVHAERG; this is encoded by the coding sequence ATGTCTCCCCGTTCCGGCGTCGAACCCTCCGCCTTCCCCGAAGGCCCGCCCATCCAGGAGCGCGTGGCCGCGCTGGAGGTGCTGTCGCCGAAGGAGATCGACGCGCGCCTGGGCGACCTGGGCTACCGGGGCCAGCCCGAGGCCCGCCGCGCCGCGTCCGTGCTCGCGTACCGGCACCTGCGCCGCATCCGCCGGCTGTACCTGGAGGGGCTGGAGCCGGAGCCCGGCACCCGCGAGAACGCCCTGTTCCTGGGCCCCACCGGCTCCGGCAAGACGTTCCTCGTGGAGCTGATGTTCCGCGAAATCCTGGGCGTGCCCACCGTGCTCGCGGACGCCACCCAGTTCTCCGAGACGGGCTACGTGGGCGACGACGTCAGCACGCTCCTGTCCCGCCTCTACGAGGCCGCGGAGCGCGACGCGGAGTGGGCCTCTTGCGGCGTCATCTGCATGGACGAGTTCGACAAGCTCGCCACCAGCCGCTCCGACAGCCGCTTCTCCGGCCAGCAGACCACCAAGGACGTGAGCGGCTTCGGCGTGCAGCGCAGCCTGCTGCACCTGCTCTCCGCGGCCCAGGCCACCTTCCCGCCGGACTTCGGCTTCACCAGCCGCATCCGCTCCGAATCCCTGGACATGGGCTGCATCACCTTCATCGCCTGCGGCGCCTTCAGCGGCTTCCGGGGCACCGCGGAGACCATGGCCCACGTGGAGCGCGTGGGCTTCGGCCGCGAGCCGGGCAAGGGCGGCCTGAAGGACCTGGAGTCCATCGCCACGCGCATCACCGAGGAGCACCTGGAGAACACCACCGCGTTCTCCCGCTACGGCTTCATCCCGGAGCTCATCGGCCGCTTCAACCGGCTGGTGTCCTTCGCGCCGCTGGACGCGGCCACGCTGGGGGACATCCTCCAGGACAACGTGCTGCGCACCTGGGAGCGCGAGTTCGCCCACGAGGGGCTGCAGCTCACCGTGGACGCTGGCGTGCGCGAGTGGATTGTCGCCCGCGCCATCAAGCGCGAGACGGGCGCCCGCGGCCTGCGCACCGCCCTGGCCCCCGTGCTGGAGCAGGCCGCCTACGAGCACTTCGGCCACGGGAAGGCCGCCACGGTGCGCCTGGTGCTGAAGGACGACGCCGTGCACGCCGAGCGCGGCTGA
- the treZ gene encoding malto-oligosyltrehalose trehalohydrolase codes for MAHTTEARSQAPRLGAWVEGGSTVRWRVWAPGHQGVDVVLYDAEDRVLRRLPLTPEADGCFGGALPDLGEGARYKLSVDGGDPFPDPWSRSQPGGVHGPSEVVSSDHGWTDSHWKGPDPQALVIYEVHVGTATPEGTFEAFIPKLAHLRELGVNTLELLPVASFPGARNWGYDGVDLFAPQATYGGPKGLRRLIDAAHAHGLAVLIDAVYNHFGPDGNYLRAYSPHYFTGKHHTPWGDAVNYDSEGSRFVRSLVLSNVEMWIRDYHADGLRLDAAHALVDDGQPHLLAEIVERAHAAASGRRVVVIAEDERNERKLVTPASEGGYGLDGVWADDLHHQLRRAFAGDHEGYYQDYTGSAEDLAATLRQGWFYTGQKSRNLGHARGTDPKGLGPWHFVHCIQNHDQVGNRPFGNRLSEDVSPAAYRAMSTLLLLSPFTPLLFMGQEWNARTPFLYFTDHNAELGKLVTEGRRKEFSGFSRFKGEQVPDPQDRDTFTRSTLDWDELDGADARGVHTLYKELLRLRATEPVLTSRQGTHDARALGPDAFVLERRAEGDTLLVIVNVRGSLVHTLPPHASAGIVAWSENPRYGGTVEGSPLTGNVVRLEGPSAAVVRLRE; via the coding sequence ATGGCTCATACGACTGAAGCACGGTCCCAGGCGCCCCGGCTGGGCGCGTGGGTGGAGGGTGGTTCCACGGTGCGCTGGCGCGTCTGGGCGCCGGGCCACCAGGGCGTGGACGTGGTGCTCTACGACGCGGAGGACCGCGTCCTGCGCAGGCTGCCGCTCACCCCGGAGGCGGACGGCTGCTTCGGCGGCGCGCTGCCGGACCTGGGCGAGGGCGCGCGCTACAAGCTCAGCGTGGACGGCGGAGACCCCTTCCCCGACCCGTGGTCGCGCTCGCAGCCCGGGGGCGTGCACGGCCCGTCGGAGGTCGTCAGCTCCGACCACGGCTGGACGGACTCGCACTGGAAGGGGCCGGATCCGCAAGCGCTGGTCATCTACGAGGTGCACGTGGGCACCGCCACGCCGGAGGGCACCTTCGAGGCGTTCATCCCGAAGCTCGCCCACCTGCGCGAGCTGGGCGTGAACACGCTGGAGCTGCTGCCGGTGGCCAGCTTCCCGGGCGCCCGCAACTGGGGCTACGACGGCGTGGACCTCTTCGCGCCGCAGGCCACCTACGGCGGGCCGAAGGGGCTGCGCAGGCTCATCGACGCGGCGCACGCGCACGGGCTCGCGGTGCTCATCGACGCCGTCTACAACCACTTCGGGCCGGACGGGAACTACCTGCGCGCGTACTCGCCGCACTACTTCACCGGCAAGCACCACACGCCCTGGGGCGACGCGGTGAACTACGACAGCGAGGGCAGCCGCTTCGTGCGCTCGCTGGTGCTCTCCAACGTGGAGATGTGGATCCGCGACTACCACGCGGACGGCCTGCGCCTGGACGCCGCGCACGCCCTGGTGGATGACGGCCAGCCGCACCTGCTGGCGGAGATCGTCGAGCGCGCCCACGCCGCCGCGTCCGGCCGCCGCGTCGTCGTCATCGCGGAGGACGAGCGCAACGAGCGCAAGCTCGTCACCCCCGCGTCCGAGGGCGGCTACGGCCTGGACGGCGTCTGGGCGGATGACCTGCACCACCAGCTGCGGCGCGCCTTCGCGGGCGACCACGAGGGCTACTACCAGGACTACACCGGCAGCGCGGAGGACCTGGCCGCGACGCTGCGTCAGGGCTGGTTCTACACGGGCCAGAAGTCCAGGAACCTGGGCCACGCGCGCGGCACGGACCCGAAGGGGCTGGGGCCGTGGCACTTCGTCCACTGCATCCAGAACCACGACCAGGTGGGCAACCGGCCCTTCGGCAACCGCCTGTCGGAGGACGTGTCCCCGGCCGCCTACCGCGCCATGAGCACGCTCCTGCTCCTGTCGCCCTTCACGCCGCTGCTCTTCATGGGCCAGGAGTGGAACGCGCGCACGCCGTTCCTCTACTTCACGGACCACAACGCGGAGCTGGGCAAGCTCGTCACCGAGGGGCGCCGCAAGGAGTTCTCCGGCTTCTCCCGCTTCAAGGGCGAGCAGGTCCCGGATCCGCAGGACCGCGACACCTTCACCCGCTCCACGCTGGACTGGGATGAGCTGGACGGCGCGGACGCCCGGGGCGTGCACACGCTCTACAAGGAGCTCTTGCGGCTGCGCGCCACGGAGCCCGTACTCACCAGCCGGCAGGGCACGCACGACGCGCGCGCCCTGGGCCCGGACGCGTTCGTGCTGGAGCGCCGCGCGGAAGGGGACACGCTGCTCGTCATCGTGAACGTCCGGGGCTCGCTGGTGCACACGCTGCCCCCGCACGCGAGCGCGGGCATCGTCGCGTGGAGTGAGAACCCGCGCTACGGCGGCACCGTGGAGGGCTCCCCGCTCACTGGCAACGTCGTGCGGCTGGAGGGCCCCTCCGCCGCGGTGGTGAGGCTGCGCGAGTAG
- a CDS encoding M20 family metallopeptidase — protein MNVDQALASSERIWEQEILPALERYIRIPNKSPSFDPDWVKTGHMEQAVQLISDWCRAQAAHLPGLTVEVVRLKTADGKDRTPVIYMEVPGTRADDTVLLYGHLDKQPEMTGWREGLTPWTPVREGDKLYGRGGADDGYSAFASLSALRLLKEQGVPHARCAIVIEACEESGSYDLPAYIEALAPRIGKPSLVVCLDSGCANYDQLWMTTSLRGMVAGNLRVDILTEGVHSGDATGVVASSMRIMRQLLSRVEDEATGHIKVQALHTEIPEGRREQAKAAARTLGDELYTKFPWVEGARPVTTDGAELVLNRTWRPALALTAVDGVPGLASAGNVLRPFTTWKLSMRIPPRVDPKAAATALKETLEKDPPYGAKVTFDGDKASVGWDAPPLAGWLSRAVESASKSCFGNPAMAMGEGGTIPFMGMLGERFPEAQFLITGLLGPGSNAHGPNEFLHIPTGKKLTAAVASVVADHFKR, from the coding sequence ATGAACGTCGACCAAGCCCTCGCCTCGTCCGAGCGCATCTGGGAGCAGGAGATCCTCCCGGCGCTGGAGCGCTACATCCGCATCCCCAACAAGTCGCCCTCGTTCGATCCGGACTGGGTGAAGACCGGCCACATGGAGCAGGCCGTGCAGCTCATCTCGGACTGGTGCCGCGCGCAGGCCGCGCACCTGCCGGGGCTCACGGTGGAGGTGGTGCGGCTGAAGACGGCGGACGGCAAGGACCGCACGCCAGTCATCTACATGGAGGTGCCGGGCACGCGCGCCGACGACACCGTGCTCTTGTACGGCCACCTGGACAAGCAGCCGGAGATGACCGGCTGGCGCGAGGGCCTGACGCCGTGGACCCCCGTGCGCGAGGGCGACAAGCTCTACGGGCGCGGCGGCGCGGATGACGGCTACTCCGCGTTCGCGTCGCTGTCCGCGCTGCGGCTGCTCAAGGAGCAGGGCGTGCCGCACGCGCGCTGCGCCATCGTCATCGAGGCGTGCGAGGAGAGCGGCAGCTACGACCTGCCCGCGTACATCGAGGCGCTGGCGCCGCGCATCGGCAAGCCATCGCTGGTGGTGTGCCTGGACTCCGGCTGCGCGAACTATGACCAGCTCTGGATGACCACCAGCCTGCGCGGCATGGTGGCCGGCAACCTGCGCGTGGACATCCTCACGGAGGGCGTGCACTCCGGCGACGCGACGGGCGTGGTGGCCTCCTCCATGCGCATCATGCGGCAGCTGCTGTCGCGCGTGGAGGACGAGGCCACGGGCCACATCAAGGTCCAGGCGCTGCACACGGAGATCCCGGAGGGCCGGCGCGAGCAGGCGAAGGCCGCGGCCCGGACGCTGGGCGACGAGCTGTACACGAAGTTCCCCTGGGTGGAGGGCGCGCGCCCGGTGACGACGGACGGCGCGGAGCTGGTGCTCAACCGCACCTGGCGTCCGGCGCTGGCGCTGACGGCCGTGGACGGCGTGCCGGGGCTGGCGAGCGCGGGCAACGTGCTGCGCCCCTTCACGACGTGGAAGCTGTCCATGCGCATCCCGCCGCGCGTGGACCCCAAGGCGGCCGCGACGGCGCTGAAGGAGACGCTGGAGAAGGATCCGCCGTACGGCGCGAAGGTGACGTTCGACGGGGACAAGGCGTCGGTGGGCTGGGACGCGCCGCCGCTGGCTGGCTGGCTGTCGCGCGCGGTGGAGTCCGCGTCCAAGTCCTGCTTCGGCAATCCCGCGATGGCGATGGGCGAGGGTGGCACCATCCCGTTCATGGGCATGCTGGGCGAGCGCTTCCCGGAGGCGCAGTTCCTCATCACGGGCCTGCTGGGGCCGGGCAGCAACGCGCACGGGCCCAACGAGTTCCTGCACATCCCCACGGGCAAGAAGCTGACCGCGGCGGTGGCGAGCGTCGTCGCGGATCACTTCAAGCGGTAG
- a CDS encoding serine/threonine protein kinase produces the protein MAVVFGKYELLRKIASGGMGQVFLAREHGTGFERLVVLKLILPHLAEDEEFLEMFLDEARLVARLSHPNLITILDLTEIEGRHCLAMEYVQGEDVRRLDRFARKQERPLPVGLVVRIIADAAAGLSYAHGARDGHGQPLKLVHRDVSPQNVLVGFDGGVKVIDFGVAKAATSGQQTATGVLKGKYPYMSPEQANGMAVDGRSDQFALGVVMWELLTGKRLFKGDTDLMTLRLVRDCQVPPPSQLNPKLPPGLDEIVLKALAPTPEGRYPDCAAFRLALEDWALNLRLPSSSAHLAAYLRELYADRIATEADPTKLDQLAEDVDLDSQSNSSRDGMPTSGARGQASSRASQLVGPPSRPPTRVGPEKTRNTAALAPEPPKRRAWLPFVVGGVALVVGGAAVVLVRGGTETVTPPAVVATRPPEDLQGRTPETATRPTPPEPPAQSAAPQPVHLMVTSEPPGATVQVAGEERGVTPVALPLVPGEPSVALTLALNGYEPVTRQVSAADAPGVAVALQRRATRPATQPKKPPSGASLGIKTGR, from the coding sequence ATGGCGGTGGTCTTCGGGAAATACGAGCTGCTTCGAAAAATCGCGTCGGGCGGAATGGGACAGGTGTTCCTCGCCCGGGAGCACGGGACGGGCTTCGAGCGGCTGGTCGTCCTCAAGCTCATCCTTCCGCACCTCGCCGAGGACGAAGAGTTCCTGGAGATGTTCCTGGACGAGGCGCGGCTGGTGGCGCGGCTCTCCCACCCGAACCTCATCACCATCCTGGACCTCACGGAGATTGAGGGCCGGCACTGCCTGGCCATGGAGTACGTGCAGGGCGAGGACGTGCGCCGGCTGGACCGCTTCGCGCGCAAGCAGGAGCGCCCGCTGCCGGTGGGGCTGGTGGTGCGCATCATCGCGGACGCGGCGGCGGGGCTGTCCTACGCGCACGGCGCGCGGGACGGGCACGGCCAGCCGCTGAAGCTGGTGCACCGCGACGTGTCGCCGCAGAACGTGCTCGTCGGGTTCGACGGCGGCGTGAAGGTCATCGACTTCGGCGTGGCGAAGGCGGCCACCAGCGGGCAGCAGACGGCGACGGGCGTGCTCAAGGGCAAGTACCCGTACATGTCGCCGGAGCAGGCCAACGGGATGGCGGTGGACGGCCGGAGCGACCAGTTCGCGCTGGGCGTCGTGATGTGGGAGCTGCTCACGGGCAAGCGCCTCTTCAAGGGCGACACGGACCTGATGACGCTGCGGCTGGTGCGGGACTGCCAGGTGCCGCCGCCGTCGCAGCTGAACCCGAAGCTGCCGCCGGGCCTGGACGAAATCGTGCTCAAGGCGCTCGCGCCGACGCCGGAGGGCCGCTATCCGGACTGCGCCGCGTTCCGGCTGGCGCTGGAGGACTGGGCGCTCAACCTGCGCCTGCCTTCGAGCAGCGCGCACCTGGCCGCGTACCTGCGGGAGCTGTACGCGGACCGCATCGCCACGGAAGCGGATCCGACGAAGCTGGACCAGCTGGCCGAGGACGTGGACCTGGACTCGCAGTCCAACTCCTCGCGGGATGGGATGCCCACGTCGGGGGCGCGGGGACAGGCCTCGTCGCGCGCGTCGCAGCTGGTGGGGCCGCCGTCCCGCCCGCCCACGCGCGTGGGGCCGGAGAAGACGCGCAACACCGCGGCCCTGGCGCCGGAGCCTCCGAAGCGTCGCGCGTGGCTGCCCTTTGTCGTGGGCGGCGTGGCGCTGGTGGTGGGTGGCGCGGCGGTGGTGCTGGTGCGCGGTGGCACCGAGACGGTGACGCCGCCCGCGGTCGTGGCCACGCGCCCCCCGGAGGACCTGCAGGGCCGCACGCCGGAGACGGCCACGCGCCCCACGCCGCCGGAGCCGCCCGCGCAGAGCGCCGCGCCCCAGCCGGTGCACCTGATGGTGACGAGCGAGCCGCCCGGCGCCACGGTGCAGGTGGCGGGCGAGGAGCGCGGCGTCACGCCGGTGGCCCTGCCGCTGGTGCCCGGGGAGCCGTCGGTGGCATTGACGCTCGCGCTCAACGGCTATGAGCCGGTGACGCGGCAGGTGTCCGCGGCGGACGCGCCCGGGGTGGCGGTGGCGTTGCAGCGCCGGGCGACGCGGCCGGCGACGCAGCCGAAGAAGCCGCCGTCCGGGGCCTCGCTGGGCATCAAGACGGGGCGCTGA